One Stratiformator vulcanicus genomic window, GGAGTTAACCCTGCTCCAAGCCGGTGACGAAGAGCCTCGGGAAGCCGTCCTGATGTCGCATCGTCCGGTCACGTTTCAGCTTCAAAAGACTCAATCAGGTGAAGAGCCGGTGAACGCACCACTCGCGCTGGATCCGCGCTGGGTGGCCATGACCGAGGCAGTCGGCCGACCGAACGAATCGGTTTGGCTCTATGTCTACGTCGAGCGCCGTTGTGTGCGAGTCGAATTCTTGGCTCCGATCTATTTGTTTGAAACCTTCGGAACCATCGATCGCGCCGATGAGCAATATCTGACCGCCGCGGAGCAAAGAGCGGGGGCTGAAATTGTTCGAGAATTCTCTAATGAGGCGTTCGACCTTCAAATCGATGGCGCGCCTGCAACTGCTAATTCGATCGACGTCCGATTTTTTGATCTGACGACGGAAAACCTCGCTAAGCCCGACCGTATCAAATCGCTTAGCCCGTGGAACGGCTTGGTCGGATTTTCCGCGGTGTTTCCGACTGATGCGCCACCGCAATCACTCGCTCTACGGTGGCGGCGATTCACGCGGGAGGTGCGAGAGGTCCGCGCGATCTGCTTCGCCGAAGGCGACGCGGCTTCCAAGGTCTTGGAACGTCGTGGGGGCAATAACGATCTGCAATGGCAGGCGAACTCAACGAAGGTCGACCCTCAATTACTCACAGCCCTCATCGCACCGCATTTCGAAACCCATGTGAGCCGGTACCGCCCACCTTCAATTTGGCCGGCAGCCGTTCTCGGCCTGATCGTCGGGGGCATCGCCGCAATTGTCATAAAATTAAGACGACTTCACACGATCGGACTTGTGGTCGCAGGGGCATGTCTGGGAGCGATCGGCGGATTCTCGTTCGAACCGTTCGCCGCTGAAAAACCCTCGATCCGGCATCATACCGACTTTGCAGTCCCAGTCTTGTCACAGCCGGTCTTAACCGCCGAGGATGCCTCCGTGACCGCTATTGAGCGGATGTATGCGGCTTATGAGACCGGACGAGAGACTGATGCCTATGAGATCCTCTCTGCAACGAGTGCTCCCGAGTTGCGGCGGCAATTGTTCTTCGAGTGTGCGCGGGCCTTCGATCGCGCTGCCGAGGCGGGGGGCTCTCTCGAAGTGGCTGATCTTCGCGTAACAGCCGATGCCGATGCCGCGGAAGAAAATAATCTCGGTCCCGGCAATGATTTGATTCGAGTTCAGTGCGTGTGGGAATTTCGGAGCGACATTCGGCACTGGGGACATGTCCATTCCGTCAATCACCGGCAGATCGCAGATGTCGATTTAGTCGCCCGACGCGGTCGCTGGCTCGTCGAGCAAATCGCGTTGAAAGACCGGCGGACCGATGGATGACAATTCGATCGCCTCTGTCGCAACCGAGGCCGTTCTCAAAACTCAAGACGTGTCGTGGGCACCGTCACCGGGTCGGCTCATTACCTATCCCGACTTCGCCCTGCCGCCACAAAGCATGACCGCCATCATCGGGCCGAGCGGTTCCGGGAAGACGACGCTGCTCGACCTCCTCGCCGGGCTGCGTCCGCCTGATGGCGGCGAAGTGTCGATCCAAGGCGCCCGTCCAAAATCGATGGGCGAGATGTCTATCCGAGAATTCCGACGCGAGAACATCGGCATCGTCTTTCAAGACCTCCGGCTGCTGGAGCATCTGTCGGTGATGGAAAACATTCTGTTGCCGACATTGCTTCACGTCCGCGACCGCGTTCCGCAATTGAGAGAGCGTGCAAAGACGTTGCTTTGTCGGCTGGAACTCGACATCGACTGCGATCGACCGCTCCGATACCTTGCCGGCGGCGAAAAACAACGCGTGGCGATCGTCCGTGCGATCTTGCAGCAGCCTCCGATTGTGCTGGCCGATGAACCGACGGGGCACTTGGACGGCCCGACCGGTGAGTTGGTCTTAGCCGAACTTCGCACGCTCGCGAACGAGTGCGGCTCGACGATTCTCGTCGCAACGCACGATACGTCACTGCTTTCAATGTTCGACCGCGTGATCGATTTGGCGTCCGGCATCGTCGCGGAGTCGAATTGATGATTGGGCTCGTGTTTCGCTCGCTCAGAGCCCGGCCGACGGCCGCACTCTTATTGATGGCGGCAATCGCGATCGCAACGGCCACACCCTCGGCGGTTCTTGCCGTGAGCGGGGCATTGAAAAATCGACTTGCCGAGCGCGCCGCGACGACCCCCGTCGTCATCGGTCCGGCGGGTAGTCGGTTGGAAGTAGCCGCCGCGACGCTCTTTTTCGCGTCGGCGGAGGTGCCGCCCATTTCTGCCGCGGACTGGCGAGAGCTGAAGTCAACATTTTCCGGAGAAGCGCTGCCGATTTACTTGTGCGGCCATCTTGGCAAAGAGATTCCGCTCGTTGCGACAACTCCCGGGTACTTCCGTCACCGAGCCTCGCGCGTCGAGGGCGACGTCCTCCGTCGGATCGGCGACGTCATCCTTGGCGCAACGGCGGCACGCGAATTAGATGCGCGAGTCGGAGAACTTCTTACGACTGAGCCGGAGTCGATTCTCGAACTCGTCGGACCACGTCCGGCTCGGCTCAAGGTCGTGGGCGTACTCGCCCCGTCCGATACGGCCGATGACAAAGCCGCATTCGTTTCGCTGCGTACCGCATGGGCGATCGACGGCTTCGGGCATTCACACGGAGCCGTCACCGAATCGGAATCTGACATACTTGACCTGACCAATGAGGCCGCAGCGGCGTTGCACTTTCACAGTGACGACCGTCGCCTGCCACTGACCTCAATCATCTACCTGCCGGCCGACGAACGCGATTTGCTGATGCTGCTTGCGGAACTGAAACAACGAGATTCCACGCTCGGCGCCGTTGAGCCGCTTCGGCTGCTGACGAAATTTCGTCGCGACTACGATGCGTTGGAGGGAACGCTGTTCTCCGTCGCACTGGTCAATGTCCTGGTCACCCTCGTGCTCGGGCTTGCCCTCATCTTGCTGGTGCTCCGGCTGCGCAGCTCCGAGACGCGGACGCTCGCCAGTCTCGGCATTTCCAAGGGAGCGATCGCCCGGCTCTACGGCCTCGAACTCGCAATCGTGATGTTGACCGGAATGATGATCGGTGGCCTACTGGCTTGGGTCATCCGCTGGAGCGCGATCGGATAAAATCGAATCGATCGGCCTCCGAGCAGTTTCAGGTCACGTCGTCAGCAGAATCGCCCCGAACATGGCGAGCCACACGACGTCCAGAAATCGCCAATAATAAGTGCAGAGCCTTACGCCCATGAAGTACTCGTGGTCGTACCGGCCTCGCAGGGCACGCCAATTCACGTACAACTGAATCGCAAGCCCGGTCACAAAGTGCAAACCGTGCAACAAAATTAAGACGAATAGCAGCCCGGTCAGCGGAGTCCGCTCTCCGTCGAGTGTTGCCCAATGGGAATCGAGCAGCCGGCTCATCCCGAACACTTGAAGGATGCAAAAGCAAATTCCGCAGAGAGTCGCGAACGTCAGGCAGCGACGGAACTTCAACTGCCGTTCACGACGAATGCTCGACAGTGCGACCTGCATGCTCGTACCGCCCATGAGCAATACGACCGTGCTGAACCAGAACAGCAGCGGCACTGAGACCGGGTGCTGGCCCTTCAGCAAGGCGAACCGGGCGATGAGATAGCCGATCAATCCGGCGACAAAGAACATCGCAAGCGAGGCGATGAAGAGCCAGAAGGCCAATTGGGTTCTGCGCTGCGCGCCCCACGAAGATGGCCGGAACGTCTGATCTTTATATGTCGGAAGAAATCCGCCGGACACAGCCACACCATCACTTGCAGTGGCAGTCAGACATTCGGGCCACTGCCCCTTTCAAGGTTGCGTCAGTACCTTCAATTGTAGGCGCCGCAGACCTTGACCAGCGAAAACTCCGAGGCCGGTCACGCTATCCGATCAAATACAGCAGCGGGAAGAGATAAATCCAGACGAGGTCGACCAAGTGCCAGTAAAGCCCGACAAAGTCGACCGGTCCGAAATACTCTGGAGTGAAGTGCCCGAGTACCGCTCGACACAAAATCCACGTGATCACACCGATGCCCGCGAGGATGTGGATCGCGTGCAGTCCCGTCATGCAGTAGTAGATGCCGAAGAAGATACCAAGCCGCCGGGGCCGATCGGCGATCGCCGGAATCTCAATCTTATCGGTCAGCTCGGTCGGTCCATCCGGATCGTCGCCAGCCGCAGCCAACTGCTCTGACATTTCCTTGGAGGGCGAAACGTCGCGAGGCTCCATCTCATTGGGGGATTCATCAGACTCGGCCGCATCGACTTCTTCGTCGACACGAGCGCTCGACTCATGGGCATCTTCACCGTGTTCGCCGTCACTATGGTCACCGCCGTGATCGCCACCATGGTCTCCATCGTGATGGTCTGCGGCGGAATGCTCAGCGTCGTGTCCGCCGTGCATGAAGTGATGCAGCGCCATACTGCATTCGGCACCGAGAAAGATCCCGACCGCCGTCAGAAATCCGACGGCGCACAGCGTCGTCGCAATAATCCGCGACGAAAAAGCCGTGGACAATAGCGCATAGAGCCCGCCGATCACGCCGCCTACCAGTACAGCCCATATCACTCCACGTGCCGTAACCGGTCCCGAGACGACTGTCTCAACCGCCTCAACTCCTTCGGCTGATCCCGGGGGCGCCGGCATTGTCAGGAGCATTACAAAGGCCCCGATCAGACAGAGACCAAGGACCGCGCCCGATGAAATGACAGCAAGGCCTTGGTCGATCTTATAGCTCAGCGTCCCCCCGACCAGGCAGACCACGGCTGCGAGAACACATGTGACTTCAAGAATCCACAGCGCATCGGCAACACGTGCTTCGAGAATTGAGCCGCTCAACACGCCGTCATGCGGCAGCCGGATCAATGCCTCCATCGATCCGGTCGACCGGTCATACAGGGCACCACCCCAAATCAATTCTGCGTGCCATTTCTCCGTGTATTCATACGCCTTCACACCGAGGAACAGAGCCGCGCAAAAGAGTGTGACGCCGAGGCAAATCACCAGACCTTTTTGGTTACCCAACATCGCACATCGGACGCCCCACGCCATCGTCAGACTGCTGAAGAGCAGGACGATCGTATTCAGGAAGCCGTGCGGCGTACTCAGAAACTGATCGGCATACTCGAAAATTTCCGGGTGGGTCAGCCGATAGACGGCGTACGCGCAAAACAGCCCGCTGAAGAACAGGACCTCCTGCACGAGGAAGGCCCACATCCCCAATTTACCGGCTTCGAATTGCTGATTCCACGATTCGAAATGGTGCGCAAAGAACGGGCTGTCGTGACCGTGCTCGCCGTGCTCACCGTCGGCAATTTCGGCGTTGGGGTCAGTCGCTGTGGCCATGGCGTTTTATGTCAGTAGGTGAAGAACGCTTGGCGGAATGCCCGCCACGATAGTCAATATTTCATCGAAATCTGTGAACGCCGCAGCCGACCGATCGGCTGAACGCAAATCAAACCGTGTCCTCAGAACGCGTGACTTCATCACGCTTCACATAGTTGTTCGTTTCCCGGTCGTACACGAACTCATGGACCGCGTACGGGTCGCCAACCACGGGTGCTTCGTCAAAGTTGTGGTGCGGCGGAGGAGAACTGCACTGCCACTCCAAGGTCGCCGCGCCCCAAGGGTTCGAGGGGGCCCGTCGACCCCGCAAAGCACCGTGCAGCAGCACGGCAAAGGCGAGGACGAAGCCGATCCCGAGCAGATAAGCACCAATCGTGCTCATCACATGCAAAGTTTGGAACTCCGGCACGTAGTCGGAATACCGCCGGGGCATCCCGCGGGATCCCATGACGAACTGCGGGAAGTAGGTCAGGTTGAACGCGAGAAAGACGATTAGAGCACTCGTCCGACCGAGCAACTCGTTGTACATCCTGCCGAACATCTTGGGCCACCAATAGAACAGCCCGCCCATGAATGCGACCGCCGTACCGCCGACCTGCACATAGTGAAAGTGAGCGACGACAAAATAGGTGTCATGCAAATGCACGTCTGTCGAAAGCGAACCGAGAAACAATCCGGTTAATCCACCAACGGTAAACAGGAAGATAAACGAGAGCGCGTAGCACATCGGCGTCGCGAAACTAATTGAGCCGCGATACATCGTCGCCAGCCAGTTAAACACCTTAATCGCCGACGGTATCGAGACCGAGAACGTCAGAAGGCTGAAGACCAACGCGGACAGTTTCGATTGCCCGCTCGTAAACATGTGGTGGCCCCACACGAGAAAGCCGAGCAGTGCGATCGCGAGCGAGCTGTAGGCGATGAACGTGTAGCCGAAGATGTGCTTCCGACTGAACGTCGAAATTAATTCGCTAATAATCCCGAATGCCGGCAGGATCATGATGTAGACCGCCGGGTGGCTGTAGAACCAGAAGAAGTGCTGGAACAGCACCGGGTCGCCCCCGAGCGCCGGGTCAAAAATACCGATCCCCAAAGCGCGCTCAGCCATCAGCAATAACAGCGTGATGCCGAGGACAGGCGTCGCCAGAACCTGGATGACTGCCGTTGAATAAAGTGCCCACAGCAAGAGCGGCATCCGAAACCAGGTCATCCCCGGCGGTCGCATCGTATGCACCGTCACAATGAAGTTCAGTCCGGTAAAGATCGAACTGAATCCGAGAATGAATGCCCCCATCACGGCCGATATCACCGCCGTACTCGTTGTCGTGCTATACGGGGTGTAGAACGTCCAACCCGTATCGAGCCCTCCCGTGATTAGCGTCGCGACGAAGAAGATCGCCCCGAATATCCAGAGGTAGAAGCTGGCCAAGTTCATGCGCGGGAAGGCCACGTCTTTGGCTCCCAGCATGATCGGCAACACAAAGTTACCCAGCGCCGCGGGGACGCTCGGAATGATGAACAGGAACGTCATGATCGCCCCGTGGAGCGTAAACAACTGGTTATACGTATCTTGCCAGTTGTAGGCGTCCTCGGTGCCGAAGATCATTTTGAACGGCTCGGTCGGCAGCGTCTGCCCCGGTGCGAGTAGTTCCGTCCGCAACAGCAGCGCCATCACGCCCCCGAGCAGGAACGAGATCACAATGCCGATCAGGTACATCACTCCGATGCGTTTGTGATCGAGCGTGAGAAGCCACGACGCGACGCCGCGACTGCACGTCAGGTAATTCTCCTCGGCGGCATGTCCGCCGGGATGCTCGGTCGCTGGTACTGCTGCGGTCGCCATCTGCGACACCTTCTTAAACCGAAGTCTTGTGAGTCAATTGGTCCGAGGAATTCTTAATTCAGTCGTCAAGCATCGGGAGCGGCATCGGAACCGATCGTTGAACCCGATTCTTCGCCACCCGACGTACCGTCTTCGGTCTCCGCTTCCGGCATATCGGACGCGTTCATGCCGTCAGCGGAAGGTGCGGCGCCCATCGCCTTAAAGCTCTCCAAGTACTCTTCGCACTCGGCAAGAGGGTCGGCGTCAGATGCAGATTCGTCACCACCTTCACCTTCCTCAGAGTCTTCGTCCTTCTGCTGGCTCGGCGGGAGGTTGTTGCCGAATGCCTCGTCGCGAATCTGTTCGTCTTCATTGACGCTCTTGATATACGCGATCAACGCATCGAGTTCGAGCATCTCGAGTTGCGATTCCGGATAGGCCGGCATCACACCGCCATAACCCTCGCGAACTTTTCGCTGCGGATATCGGATCGACTCGCGAACATATTCTTCGTCGCCGACGACCGGATCAGCATTGCTGAATTTGTGTTCCTGACCGAACGTCTTGTTGAACGACGGCCCGACCTTACGAGTACCGTCGATCGAATGACATCCGACGCAACCGCGTTGCTCGTAAAGGATTTTCCCGAGATCGATCGGAGGCATATCGAGCAACTTTTGCCGCTCGTAAACGAGCCAGCAATCGAAACTCTTCCGCTCGTGAACCACCGCTTTGGCCTTCATGTCGGCGTGCTGCTGACCGCAATACTCGGTGCAGAACAGGTCATATTCGACCATCTGCCCGTCTTCTTCGGTCATCGTGGCCTCAAACCACGTGGTCGCGATCCGTCCGGGAACGATATCCTGTTTCACGCGGAATGCGGGCACGAAGAAGCTGTGAATCACGTCCTCCGATTGCATCTTTAGTTCAACCGGGACGCCGGCCGGCACGTGGAGATTCGAGGAAATCACGCCATTGGGATATTTAAACGTCCAACCCCATTTCTTGGCGTAGACGTTGACGATGTACGTGTTCTCCGGCGGCGTTCGCATATCGAGATAACCGGCGAACCCTTTGGCGAAGATCACGAAGATAAGCAGCGTCGGAATAACCGACCAAGTGATCTCCAGCACATCGTTGTGCGTCGCGGTCCGAACCGCTTCAACGCCTTCTCGCCGTCGATAAGCAATCATAAAGTAAAGCATGACTGCGACGATGATCACGAAGAACACGATGCAGATCCACAGGATCAGATCGAACAGGCTGTCGACGTGATAGGCCGTCGTCGAGGCGGCGCGCGGAAACCAGAAGCCGCCGCCTTCGCCGAACATTGGATTGAGTTGGTTCAAGAAATTCATAGATCAGAATCAATCGACTAAGACGGCATGGCCGCCGAACCCTGTGGAGGAACCGGCGCACCGAGTTCGTGGCCTCGCGCCGCGTCCCGCATCCAGAAGGAAATCAAGACCGACCCCAAGATAACGACCGTCGCGACACCCGCCACGGTCATAGTCATCCGCGCGACGTCAGGTGCGTAAGTGCCCGAATCGGGATCGTAATGAAAGCAGGTGAGAAAGAAGAGGTCGGCAAAGTCACCGATCTTCCCGTCCGAGGCCTCGACGAGCGAAAGCCGCAAGGCCTGAGGATCGAATTCGACACCGGTGAAATATCGACTGATGACGCCATCGGGCGTCACGACGAGCGCGGCAGCCGGATGGGAATAGTCTTCTGTGCCGGGGATTTTGCCGTAACCGATTCCGAGCGCGTCGGCGAGAGCCCGAACGTTCGTGTCGTCGCCGTGCTTCGGAG contains:
- a CDS encoding ABC transporter ATP-binding protein gives rise to the protein MDDNSIASVATEAVLKTQDVSWAPSPGRLITYPDFALPPQSMTAIIGPSGSGKTTLLDLLAGLRPPDGGEVSIQGARPKSMGEMSIREFRRENIGIVFQDLRLLEHLSVMENILLPTLLHVRDRVPQLRERAKTLLCRLELDIDCDRPLRYLAGGEKQRVAIVRAILQQPPIVLADEPTGHLDGPTGELVLAELRTLANECGSTILVATHDTSLLSMFDRVIDLASGIVAESN
- a CDS encoding ABC transporter permease gives rise to the protein MIGLVFRSLRARPTAALLLMAAIAIATATPSAVLAVSGALKNRLAERAATTPVVIGPAGSRLEVAAATLFFASAEVPPISAADWRELKSTFSGEALPIYLCGHLGKEIPLVATTPGYFRHRASRVEGDVLRRIGDVILGATAARELDARVGELLTTEPESILELVGPRPARLKVVGVLAPSDTADDKAAFVSLRTAWAIDGFGHSHGAVTESESDILDLTNEAAAALHFHSDDRRLPLTSIIYLPADERDLLMLLAELKQRDSTLGAVEPLRLLTKFRRDYDALEGTLFSVALVNVLVTLVLGLALILLVLRLRSSETRTLASLGISKGAIARLYGLELAIVMLTGMMIGGLLAWVIRWSAIG
- a CDS encoding cytochrome c oxidase subunit 3; the encoded protein is MAVSGGFLPTYKDQTFRPSSWGAQRRTQLAFWLFIASLAMFFVAGLIGYLIARFALLKGQHPVSVPLLFWFSTVVLLMGGTSMQVALSSIRRERQLKFRRCLTFATLCGICFCILQVFGMSRLLDSHWATLDGERTPLTGLLFVLILLHGLHFVTGLAIQLYVNWRALRGRYDHEYFMGVRLCTYYWRFLDVVWLAMFGAILLTT
- a CDS encoding cytochrome c oxidase subunit 3; translation: MATATDPNAEIADGEHGEHGHDSPFFAHHFESWNQQFEAGKLGMWAFLVQEVLFFSGLFCAYAVYRLTHPEIFEYADQFLSTPHGFLNTIVLLFSSLTMAWGVRCAMLGNQKGLVICLGVTLFCAALFLGVKAYEYTEKWHAELIWGGALYDRSTGSMEALIRLPHDGVLSGSILEARVADALWILEVTCVLAAVVCLVGGTLSYKIDQGLAVISSGAVLGLCLIGAFVMLLTMPAPPGSAEGVEAVETVVSGPVTARGVIWAVLVGGVIGGLYALLSTAFSSRIIATTLCAVGFLTAVGIFLGAECSMALHHFMHGGHDAEHSAADHHDGDHGGDHGGDHSDGEHGEDAHESSARVDEEVDAAESDESPNEMEPRDVSPSKEMSEQLAAAGDDPDGPTELTDKIEIPAIADRPRRLGIFFGIYYCMTGLHAIHILAGIGVITWILCRAVLGHFTPEYFGPVDFVGLYWHLVDLVWIYLFPLLYLIG
- the ctaD gene encoding cytochrome c oxidase subunit I; the protein is MATAAVPATEHPGGHAAEENYLTCSRGVASWLLTLDHKRIGVMYLIGIVISFLLGGVMALLLRTELLAPGQTLPTEPFKMIFGTEDAYNWQDTYNQLFTLHGAIMTFLFIIPSVPAALGNFVLPIMLGAKDVAFPRMNLASFYLWIFGAIFFVATLITGGLDTGWTFYTPYSTTTSTAVISAVMGAFILGFSSIFTGLNFIVTVHTMRPPGMTWFRMPLLLWALYSTAVIQVLATPVLGITLLLLMAERALGIGIFDPALGGDPVLFQHFFWFYSHPAVYIMILPAFGIISELISTFSRKHIFGYTFIAYSSLAIALLGFLVWGHHMFTSGQSKLSALVFSLLTFSVSIPSAIKVFNWLATMYRGSISFATPMCYALSFIFLFTVGGLTGLFLGSLSTDVHLHDTYFVVAHFHYVQVGGTAVAFMGGLFYWWPKMFGRMYNELLGRTSALIVFLAFNLTYFPQFVMGSRGMPRRYSDYVPEFQTLHVMSTIGAYLLGIGFVLAFAVLLHGALRGRRAPSNPWGAATLEWQCSSPPPHHNFDEAPVVGDPYAVHEFVYDRETNNYVKRDEVTRSEDTV
- the coxB gene encoding cytochrome c oxidase subunit II, giving the protein MNFLNQLNPMFGEGGGFWFPRAASTTAYHVDSLFDLILWICIVFFVIIVAVMLYFMIAYRRREGVEAVRTATHNDVLEITWSVIPTLLIFVIFAKGFAGYLDMRTPPENTYIVNVYAKKWGWTFKYPNGVISSNLHVPAGVPVELKMQSEDVIHSFFVPAFRVKQDIVPGRIATTWFEATMTEEDGQMVEYDLFCTEYCGQQHADMKAKAVVHERKSFDCWLVYERQKLLDMPPIDLGKILYEQRGCVGCHSIDGTRKVGPSFNKTFGQEHKFSNADPVVGDEEYVRESIRYPQRKVREGYGGVMPAYPESQLEMLELDALIAYIKSVNEDEQIRDEAFGNNLPPSQQKDEDSEEGEGGDESASDADPLAECEEYLESFKAMGAAPSADGMNASDMPEAETEDGTSGGEESGSTIGSDAAPDA